A genomic region of Homalodisca vitripennis isolate AUS2020 chromosome 5, UT_GWSS_2.1, whole genome shotgun sequence contains the following coding sequences:
- the LOC124363588 gene encoding golgin subfamily A member 6-like protein 6, translating to MRVVAVKSLSTRSAPENTLGRQTASLDSLTIVKALSSFDRVQEKLQKYLKKNVLLWEQLQKYLQNNLLLWEQLQKYLQQNLLQWEQPQKYLQKNVLLWEHLQKYLQNNLLLWEQLQKYLQNNLLLWEQLQKYLQKNLLLWEAATEVPAEELVTLQKYLQNNLLLWEQLQKYLQKNLLLWEQLQKYLQKNLLLWEQLHKYLQNNLLLWEQLQKYLQQNLLQWEQPQKYLQKNVLLWDHLQKYLQNNLLLWEQLQKYLQKNLLLWEQLHKYLQNNLLLWEQLQKYLQKNLLLWEQLYKYLQNNLLLWEQLQKYLQKNVLLWEQQLQKYLQKNLLLWEQLEMYLQKNVLLWEQLQKYLQKNVLLWEQPQKYLQKNVLLWEQLQKYLQKNLLLWEQLEMYLQKTKD from the exons ATGCGTGTAGTTGCCGTGAAGAGTTTATCCACACGTAGTGCCCCAGAGAACACCCTGGGCAGGCAAACCGCCAGCCTTGACTCACTGACT ATTGTTAAAGCACTATCTAGTTTTGACAGAGTACAGGAGAAGCTACAGAAGTACCTAAAGAAAAACGTGTTGCTGTGGGAGCAGCTACAGAAGTACCTACAGAACAACTTGTTACTGTGGGAGCAGCTACAGAAGTACCTTCAGCAGAACTTATTACAGTGGGAGCAGCCACAGAAGTACCTGCAGAAGAACGTGTTACTGTGGGAGCACCTACAGAAGTACCTACAGAACAACTTGTTACTGTGGGAGCAGCTACAGAAGTACCTACAGAACAATTTGTTACTGTGGGAGCAGCTACAGAAGTATCTACAGAAGAACTTGTTACTGTGGGAAGCAGCTACAGAAGTACCTGCAGAAGAACTTGTTACT CTACAGAAGTACCTACAGAACAACTTGTTACTGTGGGAGCAGCTACAGAAGTATCTACAGAAGAACTTGTTACTGTGGGAGCAGCTACAGAAGTACCTGCAGAAGAACTTGTTACTGTGGGAGCAGCTACATAAGTACTTACAGAACAACTTGTTACTGTGGGAGCAGCTACAGAAGTACCTTCAGCAGAACTTGTTACAGTGGGAGCAGCCACAGAAGTACCTACAGAAGAACGTGTTACTGTGGGACCACCTACAGAAGTACCTACAGAATAACTTGTTACTGTGGGAGCAGCTACAGAAGTACCTGCAGAAGAACTTGTTACTGTGGGAGCAGCTACATAAGTACCTACAGAACAACTTGTTACTGTGGGAGCAGCTACAGAAGTATCTACAGAAGAACTTGTTACTGTGGGAGCAGCTATATAAGTACCTACAGAACAACTTGTTACTGTGGGAGCAGCTACAGAAGTACCTTCAGAAGAATGTGTTACTGTGGGAGCAGCAGCTACAGAAGTACCTGCAGAAGAACTTGTTACTGTGGGAGCAGCTAGAGATGTACCTACAGAAGAATGTGTTACTGTGGGAGCAGCTACAGAAGTACCTGCAGAAGAATGTGTTACTGTGGGAGCAGCCACAGAAGTACCTACAGAAGAATGTGTTACTGTGGGAGCAGCTACAGAAGTACCTGCAGAAGAACTTGTTACTGTGGGAGCAGCTAGAGATGTACCTACAGAAGACAAAAGATTAG